From a single Triplophysa rosa linkage group LG1, Trosa_1v2, whole genome shotgun sequence genomic region:
- the il13ra1 gene encoding interleukin-13 receptor subunit alpha-1 isoform X1 gives MTQYVPLIIEYTLVHAFVDSGADVSLISEDFRMSTASLRQRPLVKQFLPLTSISGDKLDSVGTLPANVTLGLHSVSHSFQVIRNCSKPIILGWDFLSAHTIVMNAQTMSLELKGDSISFLTVNQQVPKLVGVTVSTTQVVPSFSETLVSGKLSPPHKGCQLDGYTGVFEPHYQEDSKVGFAWTVTKAVHGSIFLKVVNPSSDDISLHSGTQIGTFYSVSEGKQDDYVVIDKCVNNVNIKEACVANTVPMSTSISPVLPDISDTDLSDVQQKRLKDLLTSFSDVFSQHAHDYGITSVVTHKIRTKDDTPMSQRAYRTSPALKAEMHRQVEQLKAQDVVEDSDSPFSSPVVMVKKKDNTYRFCVDYRKLNSVTVTDALPLPRVDDSLDALSGSQYFSTMDMSAGYWQVELDPQDRHKTAFTTGDGLYQFKVMPMGLKNSPPTFQRLMELVLRGLHWTKCVIYLDDIICMGKDFEDHLQNLTDILVRFREAGLKLNPRKCQFCKASVTYMAHVVSKDGLALDPAHSQRVRDWPTPQFPTEVRAFLGLCSYYRRFVQNYAFKAHPLYRLTHKEVPFEWTDDCAAAFRQLKDALTSPPVMAFPNFEKPFVLSTDASNVAIGAVLAQIQDGNERVVAYASHVLSPSERRWSTYDKELWAIIWSFRHFHHYLTNCPFTIVTDHKPLVGLRKLKFDIDPTGRRGRWAMELDPFDWVIVHKDGKRHTNADAMSRIPVVPQTTQEPLKKAVCTQTDDLSIISQIAVSAGSSCTDCQVRTRPQICLTEGDVVRNNVSRVNLWHTSLCTDGKDISLYQREDLGLSQVYDWVQNQERPSLRRVHGKMRHLWWQFPRLGLNSGVLCRKARLAPGKPEVYQVIIPDALISDTLHYLHGDPCSGHYSAERTLKRAQSLCFWPGMRKAIEEYCESCVACESRRNPVPQRRAPLQSIMAVRPFQMVCTDITEMPVTSKGHRYVLVVQDHFTKYVNAYPMADQKAGTVAQLLCEQYIPEHGVPEELFSDQGRQYESEILHDICDRLKIKKKRTTPYHPRGNGMVERFNRTLKDQLAKVLFHREGEWDQYLPAVVLSFNATPHSSTGYSPFFLVHGREPRLPVHVHIDSPVGDTMETPQTYGNALAGRMETVFQEVFNNGVDQSLRREYYFNRHTKFQPFKVGDRVWMNDPTTQRKKLDPKWKGPYQVISVDMDGIIYTVLDQSRVNAEPKVVHYDRLKPYRSSWKALVRSSTGAGQSVDEGGRRAQPTFTALSGSLPFMSKELEVQGNRDQVIPTVPHMRRPSGRMPEVLRSVQQPLPVLERTTSAVREHCFSDGAVTRSGRVIKRPRKFSC, from the coding sequence ATGACTCAATACGTGCCACTTATAATTGAGTACACATTAGTTCATGCTTTTGTGGATAGTGGAGCTGATGTTTCTCTTATAAGTGAAGATTTCAGAATGTCTACTGCTAGTTTACGTCAAAGACCATTAGTGAAACAGTTTCTACCTTTAACATCTATTTCTGGTGATAAGCTGGATTCAGTGGGTACACTACCAGCAAATGTAACCTTGGGACTGCATTCAGTGTCACATTCTTTTCAAGTGATCAGAAACTGCTCAAAGCCAATTATATTAGGTTGGGACTTTTTGTCTGCTCATACGATCGTGATGAATGCCCAGACCATGTCTCTTGAACTGAAGGGGGACTCTATTTCATTTTTGACTGTTAATCAGCAGGTTCCTAAACTTGTGGGTGTTACAGTGTCCACCACACAAGTTGTTCCTTCCTTTTCAGAGACACTAGTCTCAGGTAAACTTTCACCACCTCATAAGGGTTGCCAACTTGATGGTTACACAGGTGTATTTGAGCCTCATTATCAAGAGGACTCAAAAGTAGGATTTGCATGGACTGTTACTAAAGCAGTTCATGGTTCAATTTTTCTGAAAGTAGTAAATCCTTCTTCTGATGACATTTCTCTTCACAGCGGCACACAGATTGGAACTTTTTATTCTGTGTCAGAAGGTAAACAGGATGACTATGTGGTGATAGACAAATGTGTCAATAATGTGAACATTAAGGAAGCTTGTGTGGCTAACACTGTTCCAATGTCAACGTCCATTTCACCTGTATTGCCAGATATTTCTGATACTGACTTGTCTGATGTGCAACAAAAACGTCTAAAAGATTTGCTAACTTCTTTCTCTGATGTTTTCAGTCAGCATGCCCATGACTATGGCATAACGAGTGTGGTCACTCACAAAATCAGAACTAAAGATGACACTCCTATGTCGCAGCGAGCGTACAGGACCTCCCCTGCTCTCAAGGCAGAAATGCACCGTCAGGTAGAACAATTGAAAGCACAAGATGTGGTTGAGGACAGTGATAGCCCATTTTCGAGTCCGGTAGTCAtggtaaagaaaaaagacaatacTTACAGATTTTGCGTAGACTACCGTAAATTGAATTCTGTCACTGTCACTGATGCACTCCCCTTACCTAGGGTGGATGACAGTCTTGATGCGTTATCAGGGTCTCAGTACTTTTCCACTATGGACATGTCTGCTGGCTATTGGCAGGTAGAGTTAGACCCTCAAGACAGACATAAAACTGCTTTTACCACAGGAGATGGTTTGTACCAATTTAAGGTGATGCCTATGGGTCTCAAAAATAGTCCACCGACATTTCAGAGGCTCATGGAGCTTGTCCTTAGAGGACTACATTGGACAAAGTGTGTCATTTACTTGGATGACATAATCTGTATGGGGAAAGATTTTGAGGATCATCTACAGAACCTCACAGACATTTTGGTTAGGTTTAGGGAAGCGGGTCTTAAGCTTAACCctagaaaatgtcagttttgcAAGGCGTCTGTGACGTACATGGCTCATGTTGTCTCGAAAGATGGGTTAGCTCTGGACCCAGCTCACAGTCAGCGGGTGAGGGATTGGCCAACACCTCAGTTTCCCACAGAGGTACGAGCATTTCTTGGGTTATGTAGTTATTATAGGCGTTTTGTTCAAAATTATGCCTTTAAAGCTCATCCCTTATACAGACTTACACACAAGGAGGTTCCCTTTGAATGGACTGATGACTGCGCAGCAGCATTTCGGCAGTTGAAAGATGCTTTGACATCGCCTCCTGTTATGGCATTTCCTAATTTCGAGAAGCCATTTGTGCTGAGTACAGATGCATCTAATGTCGCTATTGGTGCTGTTTTAGCTCAAATTCAGGATGGCAACGAACGTGTGGTGGCGTATGCTAGTCATGTACTGTCTCCTAGTGAGCGGAGATGGTCGACGTATGACAAAGAATTGTGGGCGATAATTTGGTCATTCAGGCATTTTCATCATTACTTGACTAATTGCCCTTTTACCATAGTCACAGACCACAAACCTCTTGTTGGTCTTAGGAAGTTGAAGTTTGACATTGATCCCACAGGACGCAGAGGTCGATGGGCCATGGAATTGGATCCATTTGACTGGGTGATTGTACACAAAGATGGAAAGAGACACACAAATGCAGATGCTATGTCGAGAATTCCTGTAGTGCCACAGACAACACAGGAACCTCTGAAAAAGGCGGTATGTACTCAAACAGATGACTTGAGTATCATCTCTCAGATTGCTGTTTCTGCTGGCAGTAGCTGCACAGATTGTCAGGTTAGGACACGACCTCAGATTTGCTTAACTGAAGGTGATGTTGTCAGGAACAATGTGTCGAGGGTAAACCTATGGCATACTTCTTTGTGTACTGACGGAAAAGACATTTCCCTATACCAGAGAGAAGATCTTGGGCTCTCACAGGTGTATGATTGGGTGCAGAATCAGGAGAGGCCTAGTCTTAGACGTGTACATGGGAAGATGAGACATTTATGGTGGCAGTTTCCCCGGTTGGGGTTGAATAGTGGCGTGCTCTGTCGTAAAGCTCGTCTTGCCCCAGGTAAACCTGAAGTTTATCAAGTGATTATTCCTGATGCTCTCATTTCGGACACTTTGCACTATTTACATGGTGATCCATGTTCGGGACACTATAGTGCTGAGCGCACACTCAAAAGAGCTCAGAGTTTGTGTTTTTGGCCAGGAATGAGAAAGGCTATTGAGGAATACTGTGAGTCATGTGTTGCTTGTGAATCCAGGAGAAATCCTGTTCCTCAACGTCGGGCACCTCTCCAGTCTATTATGGCTGTGAGACCTTTTCAGATGGTCTGTACAGATATTACTGAAATGCCTGTTACTTCCAAAGGACATAGGTATGTGTTGGTAGTGCAAGATCATTTCACCAAATATGTCAATGCATATCCAATGGCAGATCAGAAAGCTGGTACAGTAGCACAGTTGCTTTGTGAGCAGTACATACCAGAGCATGGTGTTCCAGAAGAACTATTTTCCGATCAGGGGCGTCAGTATGAGTCTGAGATTTTACATGACATCTGTGACAGATTAAAAATCAAAAAGAAACGGACCACCCCATACCATCCTCGTGGTAATGGAATGGTTGAGAGGTTCAACAGAACTTTAAAGGATCAGTTGGCTAAAGTTCTTTTTCACAGGGAAGGTGAATGGGATCAGTATTTACCTGCAGTGGTACTATCCTTTAATGCTACTCCTCATTCTAGCACTGGTTATTCGCCGTTTTTCCTAGTTCACGGTCGAGAGCCTCGCTTGCCTGTGCATGTTCACATTGATTCTCCTGTAGGTGATACCATGGAGACTCCACAAACCTATGGTAATGCTTTAGCCGGTCGTATGGAAACTGTGTTCCAAGAAGTATTCAACAATGGGGTTGATCAGAGTCTTAGGCGTGAGTATTATTTCAACAGGCATACTAAGTTTCAGCCTTTTAAAGTTGGAGATCGGGTGTGGATGAATGATCCTAccacacaaagaaagaaattagaCCCAAAATGGAAAGGACCTTATCAGGTTATTTCTGTGGATATGGATGGTATCATTTACACAGTGTTGGATCAGAGTAGGGTTAATGCAGAGCCCAAAGTTGTGCATTATGATCGCTTAAAACCCTATAGGTCAAGTTGGAAGGCACTAGTTCGCTCCTCTACAGGTGCAGGTCAGAGTGTTGATGAAGGGGGTCGAAGGGCACAACCAACGTTCACTGCCTTGTCGGGGTCTCTTCCTTTCATGTCAAAAGAGCTTGAGGTTCAGGGGAACAGGGACCAGGTCATACCCACTGTTCCTCATATGCGTAGGCCTTCAGGCCGTATGCCTGAGGTTCTTCGGTCAGTGCAACAGCCACTCCCAGTGCTTGAAAGAACAACTTCTGCAGTGCGGGAGCACTGTTTTTCAGATGGTGCGGTAACCCGCTCAGGGCGTGTTATTAAACGGCCTAGAAAGTTTTCATGTTGA